TGCACTATCGTCCACTCAAACTTTAATTAAGTACAACTCTAGTATGCCACACCATCCCAATCACACACTAACCAAATACAAGCCCTCGCTAACTCATGCAGTCTTGCGTTTGATTGAATTGTGCAAGCaaatcccaccattgaaacattcatagagccaccattgaaacattcatgaggcTATGAAAGTTGTAAATGACGttgatatttttatgttttcaattcTTCCCACCAGGAATGAACTCATGATCATATAaagggcatataaacatcacgtcaACCCTCAGGATCGGAGGGTTCAACCGTAGGCATTTCCTTGCCCACATTTtcctgtggtgcggcccacttgacttttcgAGAGCTTGCATTTCCATGCCCACCTTTTCTTATCATGCGTCCACTTGGgtcttggatctacttcattcttgGATCCATGTCTTGACATGATTGGGCGAAATGGATGAATAAGGTAGAtatcttacaaacatcacggcgggcctcACCTTCGGCAAAAAGCTTTCGCAGGCAATTCGTGTCCCTCAAAATGAACCCTGGATATTGCTGGGACGACTGTACATGGATGATTAGAATTTCCAAAATCAAGGTTGGTAATATATGACAGCCTCTTGCTCATGGGTTCTTGTTTGAGGAATCAGggctgtaggatttttttttttctccaaccGTCTGATAAACCTCTAATAGTAGGTggttttttcacaaatttcactATTCAATTCAAGGTAAAGTGTCAGCTTTAACTGCGCATCAACCGTAACATTCTACCATATTACCATAGTATCACACGATAAAAGAAGAATTCAGATCCTCTATTTACCaggaaatagattggctactccccctgccaccagcccagtggctggtggtcggtgctctgtggccccaccatgaggtatgtgtttcatccataccattcatctaattcttacggatcattttatggctttatctcaaaaatgagaggaatataaatctcaggtgggccgcatcacatgaaaacaatagtgattgaacaaagatcaacttaatccaaaactttgatggcccaaaaagtttttaatggttgatgtccaatcaacactctttcctttaatgtggtccacttgagattgggatacaccttatttttggtctcataccctaaaatgatttagaaaaatagatggacaacatggatgaaacacatacatcatggtggggctcacagagcaccgaccatcagccaacgGCTGGTGgcggggtagtagccaatccgtttcctgtttGCTATAAAAAGGATTTTTacttgttgcaatgtgattgggccacatTACCACTTACTACATGCAGACAATGTGACAatcctaaattttggtacattataaaaaaactaaattaaaaatttaaatatttttttaaaataaaaaataaaaataagtcaatagttgagttggtagcgaaattcttaattgagagagaggtttagggatcgattcttgaagtagtaataataaattttttattaaatatcataaaaaaatttaaattcaaaATAAGGGAGGATGTGTTCATCAGGtaggaagccctaaagtaaaaggaagaggaaattctaagaaggctcgatcaggtaagttttaatcgttagatctttttaactttttattatgttgttaatttcttcttgatctatacaatggatggattGTAtagcgtggatcatccacaccatcattgtataggtgtatatagacaattttaataaagtgatgtttttatgatttcggtctaattagtaatattttaggaataaattaaatggatagaatctgattgtgctaagatagatctgtatgGATCATAtaatccttaaggccaaaatataaaaGGGTCATaacttttagatcaatctaacattcagataggccacattagtcagatctaaaagtatttaataaaggaatcttagatttttgcgcaagtgttggtatcacttggcgtagaaggtcgagatgggccatcggtgtatgtgtggttaaatccataccatccatctaatgtgtagaggcaaaacatgatagtacctcaagaatctggatgattCAATCATCCGGTGTGCCgtcttaattaattatttgacattcaatttcaggatcttaaaaagaaaatctaaattttgataattaaatttacataaacatataattttaattatttgattattttagatttggccacttagaatgttaattaaaggtggaccccaccatataatacaaataaatgaataataatttgttgacataattgataggaccccggaattcaaatcaacctaattacattgcagagtcaatattaccaaactcaggtgagtaacccaacttgtctcataattcattaaaattaaaataaatcattgtgattgtttgattgatttactggtttgaatattttgatatgataattgtacgataaatttatatgtgaatattttaatcaagACAACtttgccaaatatgaaaaatatgcatttacatatcatcctttattcattcattgcataatgcatggtcgatcctaggggccctccctagaagaaatgtcgatcctggtagagcgttaccagatgcgggctatgcccaagcctaccgaaaggtggaagcctacccaacgggtggatgcgagttgacgacttccaacccaagcagatggacgatcatcccatctgatgcattcatatatcattttacattcatatcattgtacatatatttatgtattattttaattactatgattatgaaccatgctgggttatatcactaagtctggccagcttacatttttcttgatggaaaaaccatacagaggagccattagcagatgatgtgacgcaagaaccggaaggatctactgtacctgaacacgacctgcctgaaacatggccatacctatccaaggatgaagtggcggtattagaaaatttttaattatatattttattttgttaacacAGTTTAATTAATGAATAATGCATACTGACATTTATTTTAAGACTTTcagcaattatttagatttatttctttgtaataatgttagcatggaataaatatcattatattataatggtataataaatgaatgattttaaggtttattttattttaagagtcgtcaagatttatatatgtttatttGATTGATGTTAAGTATTAcgcatgtgtgattgagattatgatggaccttatattgaatataattatcatctctgattaaactgattaatgaattaaattagtacactttgtatacgagttacgaactgaaattcaggtctgagggtgcacactctgtactcgaattttggggcgtgacagacaaTGTCATTAACGAAGTAATAATCACATTGCGTGTACAAACAGGGAATACGGattcataaaagaaaaaaatgaacatAATGTAACTAGTttgttgtacacgtggcacacatgcaCACGTATATGAAATATCAAAATcggagcatggcccaaaaataacacGAATCACCATTTCTACTTCTCCATCTGAACTTAGACTACTGCAAGTCTTATTGTTAGTGTCCAGATGTCCATTTAGTAGCCCACCCATAGAGTAGATAGGATCTCCAAGTCAGTGCAACTTCGGAACCACACTCCTATGGTAAATCTAGTAACTGGACGTTTCTAATCAACTTGCATGCAAAAACTGACGCAGGAAAGGATTTGATGTCCAGCAACATTTTCCTCCATGGGATAACTATCCAAAATCCATGGAACATCTCCGGACACCTCggagagacttcttgaatctaagAGGAAAGAACATTAAGAAATAgaaaatatatttaataaaatataaaattggTTTATGAACTTTTAAAAGTTGCGTCTTAacatgtctactagtgcacaaggttttcggtaaaaaatagtaagtgttctatttcACTTCATCACACTGTTTCAATTATAACCAAACAAaaattcactattaaaataggaaaatgacaGTTGATCTGATGGTACTACACAAATTTGACTTGTGCAACCTGATTGGGGGGCTAAAGTAGCCTGTCTTattaaaaatcatatattttatatttgatAACTCTTTCCAAGTTGCCAAATACATCATTTTAAGTTCCGACAATTTAGATCATTTTTGTCtctgggccttttctaatccgtcttggccatgaaattatctatcATCCGCTctacataaaataataataaaaaataaaaaaatatacatatataccaagaagaataagaaaaaaaaagaaaaagaactatAGATTGTCAATGTACTCGTGCAATTGGATTTTCAGCCTGCACAAGTGTGGTCCATGGTTCTGTGATCCGGATAGATGGTTTCTCTGGGCCCACCCTGAAGACCTAGAAATATCCCATAACGGAAGATCATGTCCGCAAAGATCGGGCCTTTCTTCTCTGGACCCACACTGCATTGTCTTGTCAATTAGATAACGGACCACGGTCCATCCATAGTGTGGTCTTGGATCATGGTCGTAGTGGGGCGCAATAGGACAATGGTTCGGATCAGTGAACCATGGGTCCAAATCGtacaaaccaaaacctgactATACTCGGCATATCCACGGTCGAGTATCGAATACTGGACTGATAGAGCCGTTCCATacagtggattaggtgcagccctaaccgtcgggctcaccttgatgtatataatctatatccacgcggtccatccattttttcagatcaagaagatccaaatctcggctggaccataccataggaaacagtggtgattaaacgcccaaCCATTAGAAAATTTCTATTGCCCATCGTACATTTTccctaatatttattttccatccaacctgttgataaagaagaaaaataaaaataaaaatcagcttccaaaactttcgtggcccattaatggttaatcacaactgttccctatggcatggtccacctgcgCATTGGATATACttccttttttggctcatgccctaagttgatctgaaaaaatagatggacggcatggatcgaaaataaatacatcaaggtggcccccacattaAGGGCatcactgtcttgggtgagtccggggcCACACCAAATCCGGTCACGCCCTCAACGAAGTAGAAACGAAGTTTGTTAGCCCACAcgtatctctctctcaaaaaagagATGGAACAGttaataaagtgggccacattttaAAATGACATCTGAGCCGTAAAtaaggtggaacccaccttgaagaTAAAACCGGTAAAAAAATAAGGATAATCTACTCATCGGACGGTGCAGATGTACATTGAATATCAACAGTTAATATCTTTTTTAAGCCATCCAATCTTTTCTGATATagatggtccacctgaaaataTCTTCAAATTATTATTTGAACGGTCATCGTCACAGTGGGGGACACAGATTTCACCGATCAGATGCACAACACAATTCCAATGTTGCCATGTTTGCTGCGTGTGGGTCTACGGACGGCTAATACTCGGTATATTGTAATAGGAACCGTCGGAAGTTTAGCCGTTATCGGGTTTCTTTTAATTGATCCAAATCGTTTATGCAATGGACCTCACCGTGGATAGAGATAACCCAAACGATTTCTTGTTAAAATATTTCAAACTTACGATTTTCCAAAGATTATTCGGACCGTCCataataaaagtaaaatagtaaAACAATAAAATTATTAAATATTCAAATCTGATAATTGTTTGTGTACACTACACTTTTCCAAGCGATTCACATCATATAGACATTTTTGATCGTTGAAATATGACCGTAAATACGAAGACTGATGTCCCGATGTATAGTATACTCATGCATCGCAATGTATTCTAACAAACCGCCTCGATGCCCTCCACGTCTCCCACTGGACTTTGTCTCCGCTGTGAGTCGCCACTCAGATTCACCAGACCGTGTCCGTCAAGTGGCCCAACAGTCAAAATCCTATGATAATAGGGACCGTCCATTATGGGCACTATATTTAGTGGATTATGATAAAATAATCATGGTGAAAGGGTGAGTCTTACCATTGATTTCACTCGTTAAAATTCCAGCCATCGAAAGCTTTCATTTTAATGGCCACATTGATACAAAATATATCAACGGATAATACCAATTTTCCGTACAATATTTGTTTTATGAACATTTTGGCATGATTCATAAAAAATGGAGGGTTTAGATTATTAGATCATCTTCAGATGCGTTGTCCAATGGGGCAACGTACGCTGCAAAGTTTACGTCGCGATGTAGAAAAAGTctcccacttctctctctcaaaactAAAAAACGCccttcccatccatccatccacgcaAATACACAGCGaagctcctctctctcctccgctgtcctctctctctctctctctctctctctctctctctcttctaaaaATACCTTAAGCCCAAAATACCCTTCGGAAAATCCCTATATACCTCTCATCTcgccctctctgtctctctgtctctctctccctcgcccATGGCCGATCTCCACGGCGGCTTCCGTTGCCGCGGCCGCCGCAGCAACGGTGCCGCCGGAGTCCGAAATCTGGAGATCGTGAATGGCAGGGAATTCAGCAGCGGCCAGACCTACTTCGATCCTCCACCGCCAAATCGCCCGACCTCAATCGTCTCCTCCTCGGCCCACCGCAGCGGCAAGGCCAAGGCATCTTCGTCCTCGGGCTCGAAGTCGTCCTGGAGCTTCAACGATCCGGAGATGAAGAGGCGGAAGCGCGTCGCGAAATACAAGATGTACGCCATGGAAGGAAAAGTCAAGGCATCTTTCAGAAAAGGGTTCCGTTGGATCAAGCACAAGTGCTCAGAGCTCGTCCATGGATGGTAATTTCAGGCGAGAACATAGGAGATGGACTTTCGAATGACGAAAATgcccttcttcatcttcttctctgCTCCTTTTCTGTTTATTATATTGTGTTGCATGTTGATTGCCGAAACGATTAATTACGAAGGGAGAacggaaagaagaaaagaaagaagggattTTTTATCGTCATAtatgagggtattttggtcattcttGAAATCTTGTCGTTGATGGTCGGAAATGCATCGGTTTTCTTCTGCAAGTTCTTCccccttttttccttttcttcaattGCCCATTGAAATGACTGAAATGCCCTCAAATCCCCCCTCCGTATACTGTTGTCAATGTGAACGTGCTCTATGCATGTGgaaatcgtggggcccaccatcggtATAGGAATAACTCGAGTTTGTGAAATGGTGGCCATCAGACGGACGAAAATTGCCAGCGATTCACAAACCGACGGCGTAGGTAAGTCTGTCCGATCAGTGTGATCTTCGAGTAGGCTTCATCTACGGTGGGACCCACGATTTGAACGGCCTGGATTGTCATGCATGCAAGCTTTTTCAAGGCGTCCGATCAGTGTGATCTTTGAGTAGGTTTCGTCTACGGTAGAGGATTTAGGATTTGGACGGCTTCATCTACGGTGGGACCCACgatatggacggcctggattggcatgcatgcatgcatgctttTTCAAGGCCTCCAGGGTATTTTGGTCAATTTGAAAAGGATGCGGTTTTGCTTAGTCCTCGCTTGGTTTGTCCGAGTTTGCCTGTTTCCGGAATTTCTTGGACCACAAGCATAGAGGGCATTTTCGTCATTCTAGCTTATAGGCCTCGGTTTAAATTTCGCCATTCTTGGACGAAAGTGCCCCTAGAAACTATTGCAATACCTAACTTCTCCTTTTCAAattattatatgatgatgctgGCGGTGTTGTGTGTACATTATACTCGAGCCGTCCGATACacaactcatatgggccacaccacaaggaacaatggggatgggacgCAAAtcgtaggtttgtgtgtggggccacgtGGCGTGTACTTTGCATCatacccgttcatcaggtgtgattCACAAGGATGaagtgtatataaaaaaaatcagcctgatcaaaAGGTCAGGCGAGTACATTTTCCCCATTGTTGTGGGCCGTCTGAGATTTCTATCTGGTTGATCTTTCGTATATACGATGAACATAAGGTTTCTGACCTGTTGGACGGACTGGATTcctcatataaatcatggtgggactcacaaagCTCGGGTGTTTTCCACTTCGTAAAAGATGATCCTGTCCGTTGAATATAGCACACGCCGGAATTTAAATGGATGCACTGATGGGgagtatttgatactctggcacacGTTGTTGTTTCCTTCATGCGCATGCATCAGGAATTGAATACTTGACATGCGCGCGAGGCAAAATAAACCTtgcatgtggtggggcccactttagatatATCATaaacccaaaatcagattgattggacgATAATGATATCTGGTGGTGGAAAAACTTTTGTTGAGCTCATCACTTTTacttttcatttcaaccgtccattacgGGTTGATAAATGGGCCATTTACTACATCAAGTcagcctttttatttttttatcttctaTGTTTACAATCGAtgaaaatgtgggccccatgatttggacggtttagtttgaaCCACCTAAATTTCGTACTGCCACTTGTTATTTCTTCCAAATAGCAACAGTTTGGACAGAGACTTGATATCTATCTCTCGAATATCAAGACTTTGAAAATAGATTTCCATCGCTATCTTGCTTTCGTCAAATCCTACAATCTAGTAAAAACAATCCCGTCCGGCGGATCGGATTAATCCACAACACCTACAATCTGTGGGCCCTCCGTTGaaatgtgtgacatccactccgaaCATCAGGTGTGTCCTTCTATTTTAGGGCCTATTACTAAAATTCAGTCCAGTAaacaactgaggtgggccacattgtaggGAACAACGGAGAAGATACCCCAACCATGGGTTGCATGTGGGGCAGACAGTGGtgtgtatattccatccaatccgttcatcaggtgagccacagggCATCCTCTAGTGCTACTCACAGCCATCATTCAAACCTCAAGATATAAAATAATCATCTTCAAGCCCTTTTAAGCTTTTCTTCTCTGGAGGGAGGATTAGGTGTTAATCCGGGTAACAGCACCGCGGGGcccatccacgctatccatccgtttctccGGCCCATTTTAGGAAGTGTCTTCCAAAattaagcagataaaaatctcaggtgggccacaccacaggaaacaatgttgattgaacccactgttaaaaacttcgtagggccccCAGTaatgcccatcgtaatgtttcctttccatccaacccgttgataagttcaaccagacctggatgaagggaaaatataaatataagcttgatccaaaactttcaatggTCATTTATCACTATTTCcagttgtgtggtccatctgagattagGATCTGTTTAAGTTTAGGATCAAGTGTTAAAATGATACAGGgagacggatggacggcgtggatatacaaaaaactCATCAAGCTAGGCCCACACGGTAAGGATTACACCCACTAAATAATGGCTTAATCAGTGTAAAGGCATTTAGCATCTTAAGTACAGCATATCATGTGATTCAAGCTAAGTAATTTCTGTCTCCTACATTATTTTTTTGGGAcggcggattgcctactgacgctgtaTGTAGCctggacagtgctctgtgggccccaccatgatgcgtgtgttttatccacgccgcccatctattttttcagattattttagggcatgagcctaaaaataagacagatttaaatcttaagttcgaccacaccacaggaaaacagtagtgattgaacgccaaccgttaaaacattcctagggcccactgtaatgtttatttgccatccatccaacctgttgattaggtcacacggacctggatgaggggaaaataaaaatatcagcttcgttccaaaacttgtggcccctatgaagtttttaacggtggccgtccaatcaccactgtttcctgtcatgtggtacATATGAGATTTCGATCCAACTATTTTATAGGCTCATGCTCTGAgatgatacggaaaaatggatggacggggtggataaagcacatacgtcatggtggggcctacagagcaccaccgtccagtagctactggctactgtcagtaggcaatccgtcgTCCATTTTTTTGACTAAAACTAATGAGTGGGTCCACCGTTTAGATGATGAGCAATGTGCAACGGTTCTGTGGCCTCGATAAATCTGCCACCTCCAAAAAGATCAAATCAAGTGGGGGCCACTGGTTGAATCCGAATTAACGGACTAAAACGAAAGTTAATGATGAAATGATGGATGCCATTATCATTTCGTAAAAGACCCACCAATGCATTTGCTGCGGCGCGTGCATGATGACCCGGACGCACATGATCTATTCATGAGTAGATGATTCTTTCCACATGCATgccatgtgtggggtccacttgggccCATCACCGATATTTCTATTCCCCCCCAAATGGCCCTTCACATGGGAgtgcggattggctagtgaccctgccactagccaatggctagtggttggttctctgtgggccccgccatgatgtatttgtttcatccatgctgttcatctatttttctagatcattttatggaatgactccaaaaatgagttatatcccaatttcaagtggaccacatcacaagaaacagtgttgattgaacgtccaccattaaaaacagtcTTGGACCAAGCtggtctttgtttttttcccttcatctaagtttgaatgacataatcaacagattggatgtcaaataaacgggatagtgggccttaggacgtaggaggattttaatggtgtgtattcaatcactactattttcctgtggtgtg
This DNA window, taken from Magnolia sinica isolate HGM2019 chromosome 14, MsV1, whole genome shotgun sequence, encodes the following:
- the LOC131225720 gene encoding uncharacterized protein LOC131225720, coding for MADLHGGFRCRGRRSNGAAGVRNLEIVNGREFSSGQTYFDPPPPNRPTSIVSSSAHRSGKAKASSSSGSKSSWSFNDPEMKRRKRVAKYKMYAMEGKVKASFRKGFRWIKHKCSELVHGW